AATTTCACGCTTTCATTCTTATTTATCAAGCTGTTATACAGTATAAATACTGAAAATCATACTTAACTTAAGTATCAAGTATTTAGATATCTATGCAAAGCTTTAGGCTAACAAAGCCCGAAAAGGCCTGGGTTGAGGGTCTAAAAACAATTGGGTTTACTTTATCTTTAATATTTGGCGTTCGTATAGCTGCGGCACAGTGCTACCTTATTCCCTCCAGCTCGATGGAGCCAACGCTAGAAATTAATGACCGATTAATAGTAGATAAAGTTAGATATCACTTAATCAACCCCCGGCGGGGCGATATTGTAGTGTTTACTCCACCGGAGGCTGTCGTCAAGAAAGAAAATTCTCAAGCCCCTTATATCAAGCGGGTTATTGGTTTACCGGGAGAGAAGGTTGAGGTTAAATATGGGCAGGTATATATTAACAATCTGCCTTTGCCAGAAAACTACATTGCAGAAAAACCTAAGTATACTTGGGGACCAGAAATTGTACCTCTCAACTCTTATCTACTTCTAGGAGATAATCGCAACCATAGTTATGACGGTCACTACTGGGGCTTTTTATCTCGCGATCGCATGATTGGTCGCGCGGTTATTCGCTTTTGGCCGCTTACTCAAATAAGTGGTTTCCCGCAAGCCCAAAAGTAGTTTGTATAGAGAGAGGGAGATGGGATGAGGTGGCAATGTGCAGTTATTCAAGCGGGCACCGACGCTGCAGTGCTTTATAGAGCAGCGATTGATATTGTTTCTCATTGATCCTATAAGCGCCAAATCGTTCCAGATGCGGGTTCATCATTTGGGCATCAAAGAAAACAAAGGAGCGTGATCGCAATCTTTCCACTAACTTCACGAGTGCCACCTTTGAGCCATCAGGGATGCGATAAAACATCGATTCCCCAATAAAGGCTCCCCCGATTACAATTCCTAAAACTCCCCCAGCTAGCTGCTCTCCTTGCCAGGTTTCAAAACTATAAGCCCAGCCCGACTGGTATAGTTGCCAGTAAACTTCTCGTAACTCTGGTGAAATCCAAGTGGTTTCTCGGTCAGCACACCCAGCAACTACAGCTTTAAAGTCACGGTTGACAGCAACGGTAAAACGCTCAGAGTTCAAAACCCGCCGTAGTGATTTAGGGTAGCGAAATCTTTCATCTAAAGGAACTAGAGTACGCTCGCGACTGTAATACCAACTTAAGCGCTCGCCTTCCTCATCAGCCATGAGAAAATAGCCTTGAGCATACCCTTGAACGATCGTGGGAATGTCAAATTCCATGAATCATAGTTAGTTTAGCTATAGCTAATATTCCTCGCCCCTTGCCCCTGTAAAAATGTCTGATCCAATTCCACCCATTAGTCTGCCACCAGCGCAAAATCCTCAGCAAGAGGGCGACTGGTTGCAAGCAGTTTTGCAGCGTTGGCTTGATACAGAATTTCTTCCTGAGCCAATTAATCAGCAAATTGCTCAGCGAGCTGCTCAGATTTTTGTTCGGCAGCGGATGGAAGGAGAAAATGACCTTGGCTCTCTCGTCATTGCGATTGTGACAGAGATGCAGGCGTTTGATTTTTCTAAAAGTTTCTATGGCGAGTTTGCGATCGCCAATGCAGTCAGCGATCTACTCTTAGACAGTCTGGGGATTGATCGCTGCTGTGGTCAATAGCTGCAGCACCGGATTCTAGATTTAAGATTTTAGATTAAATCCAAAATCACGCCACTTTGCTCAACGGGGGGGCTCGGGGTCCCCTCTGGGGATGGGGGGAGACCCTCGCACGCAAGTGGCTCCAAAATCCAAAATCCAAAATAAAACTACCAGCTAGACTTAACCACCCCTGGTAAAAGTCCCTCGTGCGCCCATTCACGCATCACATTACGAGAAAGCCCAAAATCTCTATAGACCCCTCTGGGACGACCTGTCACCCAGCAGCGGTTATTTACCCGAGTGCGAGAACTATTGCGGGGTAGCTGTTGAATTTGCCGATGGATCTCCAACTTCTCAGTTTGAGAAGCTGCATTCTCAAACTGTTCGATCAACGCTTGCCGCTTTTCCGCATACTTTACTACAATCTTTTTGCGCTTTTTCTCGCGCTCTATCATGCTCTTTTTTGCCATAAATTCTTCAAGTTATTTCCATGAAAGACACTATTTCCCATTCTATCTGATCGAATTCGGTACAGGCACCAAAGTTTCAGCCGAGGTAGCAACGCTAGCAGGCAGATCATTCATTTGGGGAGGCACAAGCGAGGCAGATAACTCTGCACTCTGAGTACTATCTAAATTAGCAGAAGGGCATAAATCAGCAAGTACACAAGCTTGGCAAGCCGGATTGCGTGCTTTGCAGATGGCTCGACCGTGATATATCAGCCGAATTGACCAGTTTTCCCACTCCTCGGAGGGCAATAGCCGCATTAAATCTCGCTCGACGCGAATCGGGTCTATATAATCAGTCAATCCTAAGCGGTAGCTGAGTCGCTTGACATGGGTATCTACTGTTACTCCCACATTAATTCCGTAAGCATGGGCAAGAACCACATTCGCTGTCTTACGCGCTACTCCTGGCAGCTGTAGTAGCTGTTCCATTCGCTTCGGCACTTTACCGCTAAATTTTGCTACCAAAATCTCGCAGCTAGCTTGAATATTCTTTGCCTTATTGCGATAGAACCCAGTAGGACGTATGAGGTTTTCTAACTCTGCTAAATCGGCATTTGCTAGAGCCTCTGCATCAGGAAAACGACTAAACAAAGCCGGTGTGACTTGATTGACTCGCTCATCTGTACACTGAGCCGAGAGCATAGTTGCTACCAACAACTGCACTGGTGTCTCGTAGTTGAGCGTACAAGGAGCCTCTGGATACAGTCGCTTCAGGCGAACAAGAATTTCCAGGGCTCGCTGTTGTTTAGCTGACCATTTACGAGTAATACTCACTGGAACAACCTTTGCACCCATGCCAGGTTGGCAGTATCACGCACAATTAGAAAAATTCCCAATCCTAACAATAGCATTAGCCCGGTTTGCATCACCCCATCTTGAATATGCGTAGGTAACGGTTTTCCCCGCACTCCCTCAATTAATAAAAATGCTAGCTGACCACCATCCAATGCTGGGAGAGGCAAAATGTTGATAATGGCAAGGTTAATGCTAATTAGAGCCGCAAATTGAAATAGAGCACTTGCATCTGATTGGGCAATGCTGGCACCAATTTCCACAATTTTAACTGGACCGGCTACCTGACTGGCTGTTTGGCCAAAGTTCCTTAACAGTTGCACAAAGCCCTGACCCGTCAGAATCACAATTCGCTGGAATTCAATTGCACCCGTGCGAAAAGCTTCTACTATATTATCGGCACGGCGACGTACTACATTACCATTCGGAGCTAGCACAACACCGATGCGACCCTTGCCATCGGTTCCCACCTCTGGTGTTACCTTCAGAGAAACCGTTTCGTTGTCCCGTTGAATCGTCAGAGGTAGTGGCTGATTGGGACGATCTTGAATCACTTGCCTTAGATACGGGAGTGCTTCCTGGGAAGCCCCCAGTTCTTTGCCATCCACTGCTAAAATGATGTCCCCTGATTTAATCCCTGCCTTGAGTGCGGCAGAAGTTTGCTCGGTAACGACTTGAGGTACCAAGACACCGGGTTGCGGGTTAAATTGCTGTACGCCTACCGTTCCTACCTGCGTCACCAAAAGGAAATAGGCAAAGATTAAATTTGCTATCACCCCAGCACTGATCACAATTGCCCGATCGAGAACGGGACGATTGCGGAGAAGATTCGGATCGCTAGGAGGAATGTTGCTATCGGGGTCATCATCGGGGAAGCCAACAAAGCCACCCAGTGGAAAGGCACGGATAGCGTACTCAGTTTCTGGTCCTTGGTATTTCCACAGAACTGGACCAAAGCCAAGGGAAAAACGATTTACGTGAATACCCTGAGACCGTGCTGCTATAAAGTGTCCCAGTTCGTGTACCACGATCAAGAGGGCTAAGACTGCGATCGCCGCCAAAACTGACATAGAAACGCTCAATTTAAATTAACTACACATTTCTTCAATTCTACGATGCCCCATCCGTAAGCACCTCACGCTTCAGGTAGGGTTGCAGCGCTTCCGGTACCCTTACTGTCCCGTCCGGTTGCTGATAATTCTCCAAAATTGCTGCCATTGTGCGACCTACCGCTAAGCCAGAACCGTTGAGTGTATGGACATACTGGGTACCTTTTTTCCCCGCTTCCTTAAAGCGAATGCTGCCCCGCCGCGCTTGAAAATCAACACAATTAGAGCAGCTGGAGATTTCCCGGTATTTATCAGATGAAGGTAACCAAACTTCCAGATCGTAAGTTTTCGCTGCCGCGAAGCCCAGATCGCCCGTACATAACTCTACGATTCGGTAGGGTAGTTGCAATGCCTGCAAAATTGCTGCCGCATTCTGAACTAGCGTTTGATGCTCTTGCTCTGAGGTGTCGGGACGGACAAATTTGAATAGCTCAACTTTATTAAACTGATGGAGTCGAATTAACCCGCGTGTATCCCGACCATAGCTACCAGCTTCACGGCGGAAACAAGGGGTATAAGCACAGTGGTATATAGGCAATTCTTCTGCTGCCAAAATCTCATCTCGGTAGAGATTGGTGATTGGTACTTCGGCAGTAGGACTGAGCCAGAGATCATCAGCAGCGCACTTGAAGCTTTCTTCGGCAAACTTGGGTAGCTGACCGGATGCCGTGAGAGATTGAGTATTAATCAAAATTGGCGGTATGACCTCCACATACCCAGCTGCTATTTGCTGATCGAGCATGAACTGAATTAATGCCCGTTCCAAAGCAGCACCGACTCCCAAAAGGGTGACAAAGCGGCTTTGGGCAACTTTGACAGAACGCTCGAAGTTGAGAATCCCAAGTTTTTCCCCAATTTCCCAGTGGGGCAAAATTTTGGAACTTTGAGGTTTATACTCATCACCCCAGCGGCGCACTTCAACGTTTTCTTCCTCACTCTTACCGATTGGGGTAGAATCACTGGGCAAGTTCGGTAGTGCTAACAGCAGTGCTTCTAACTTAGCTTTCAGTTCTTTTTCCTGGGGTTCTAGTTCAGCCAGCCGAGTTTTAATCGCGTTGCCTTCTTCACGCAGTTGCTGAATTTCTGGAGCTTGGGGATTAGCTCCAGTTTTTATTCTTTGACCAACGAGTTTGCCTATTTCGTTGCTACGGGCCTGGAGTTGCGATCGCCCTCCTTCCAATTCCCGCTGTTGCTGATCCAACTGCCAAATCGGTTGAATATCGTACTCACCGCGCCGATTCAACCGCTCCTGAACTGCTTGGGGATTTTCTCTGATTTGCTTAATGTCCAGCACAAATTTTTTCTAGCCTCTTGGCTATTGTTCCTACTAACTACAAATGAGCAATACACCACCTGAATATATCTTCTCAGGGTGTAGCGATTTTGGATTTTAGATTTTGGATTACACTCTTGCTTCCCCTGCTCCCCCTGCTTCCCCTGCTTCCCCTGCTCTTCTAACCCCTAACCCCTGACCCCTAACCTCTAACCCCTTTCACTACTGCCGACTCACGCGATTGAGTAGCCACAGCGAAGCAACCAGTCCACCAAAGTGAGCTGCAATCGTGTTGGTATTTGCCTGCACCACTAACATATCCAGTGACCGGATCAGCCGACTAGGGTCTATTTGCAGCACAGCACCAGTAGCTTGAGGCAAAGTCAGCGTCTTTGCCAGGAGAGTACCAGCTATTGCTTCTGCGCCCACAATTGTTAACAGCATTCCGATCAAGTTAACGATTATTCCTAACCGTAACAGCTGAACTGTATCTGCCTTACGCGGACGGTTGACAGGATTGGCAGATTGCAGTTGCTTAGCAATTCTGGTGTAACGGAAAGCCCAATAAATACTCACTAATAGCCCGATTACTCCAGCAAGCGCAAAAAATATCCCAACTCCGGTTCCTGTACGTGGAGTTTCAACAGCAACGTCACGACTGAAACCAGCAAATAGCAAAATCACTGCGGAAATAGCCCCTAGTACTACCTGAGTCCACAAGCTAATCCAACCTATGCGGCGAAAAGCCAGGGCAATTTCCTGGAGCGCTGCGGGAGGTGATTTGCGGTCGGATTTGTCTACCATATTTATCCCCAGTGTGGGTGCCTAGGATAGATTCTTATCACACTTGTCAGCCGTACTAAAGCACTAAAAGTTTGAATAATATTACGATTTAAGCGTTTGGCAGCAGAGTAGCGAAGTAAGGGAAATTCAGCTTTGCACCTCTCTAGCTGTTGAATTATGTAATTTCTATAGTTAATACCCTTGGCTGTTTACAGATACATTTCACTTCTAACAGAGAAAATTAAAGGTAGTTAAGTGTAAAACAACCCCACAAAGCAACCCATTTAATGTCATCCCCCGCTGTGCGCTCTGGTTGCTAGTCTAGCAATTTGATCAAGAGTAGAGAGACGCTAATTGTTTACTTAGGTAATGAACGCGAAAAAATTGTCATAAATTTTGATTGAGGTTTAGCAGACAAGCTCTGAATTAAACGTCTAGAATTGCCTCAACTGCTACCAAATTGATAGCAGCTAGAACGGAAGCTCAGTTTCTGCTGAGTGCTTTGAGAAAAGCTAATTGTGCTACAGACTGCCTACGACAAGTGCTGTTCCTTTACATGAAGAGTGATTAGTAGGTTGAACCAATGATGAAACTTGAGGATATCTATCAATTTTTTCAAAATCCTCCTCCGACTTATTTAAGCCAGGAACTAGCAGTATGTTATGTTCTTTCAGTCTTGTTAAGGGGAGAATCCTATGGTACAGAGCTGATTCAGCGGCTTGAGAACGAATACCCGCTCTACCGCCTGTCTGATACTGTTCTCTATAGCGCGATTAAATTTCTTGAAGACGAAAAGGCTATCATTGGTTACTGGAAGAAGGTTGAAGGGCGTGGACGCCCTAGACGAATGTATCAACTTAGCCCAGAGTGGCAAGCTCAGGCTGAGAATTTAGCTCGTCTTTGGCAGGAATACACTAATCGAATAATTTTAAGTAACGAATAATTAAAAATAATAAAGTAACTAGTAGTAACAAGTATTATGAATTTTGCTATTTTCTCATCCACCTTGCTGCTGACGTTGTTGTTGTCCGTCGGGCTGTTTTTCTTTATTCGGGCATCCACTAAAGACCGAACACAAGAAATCAAATTGGTATCTGAGCAAGGTGAAGACTCACTCATGGAACAAGTGCAGGGGTACTTGCAACAGCGGTCCTATCGGGTAGCAAAGGTAGATGCAGAACCGAACCAGGTGATATTTGAAGGTTTTGTCCGTCCTAGTGTTTTTCTAGCCATTTTTCTCACATTTCTGGCATCTGTTGGAATTCTCTGTCTGGCGTTAGTCTGGTCTCTACTTTTTCCTAGCCTGGGTAATGTTTTATTCTGGCTAGTGCTGCTGTCGCCTGCTGCTGGTGTTTTCTACTGGAAAAAAGCGGCAAGAAGTGAGCAGGTATCGCTTAAAGTGGAACAGACAAAAGAAAAACCACAGATGCAAAGCTCTATTACCGTCACTGCCCATCGTGATGAACTCATAGAGTTGCAGCGATCGCTACAGTTAAAAGCATCAGAATGATTCAAAATAAAAAACAAACAATGACCCCACCCTCACCTTCAGGGTTGGAGTGGGGTTCATCGTTAACTTACACTGACTAAATAAAGTGGCTGTTAGCTAGAACTCTCAAAGCTATAAAGCTGCTGCACGAGCCGATCCAGAGCCAGTTGACTATGCAGCTATGTCTCTCCTACCCAATACAGGAAGATTTCTCTGCCCTCATAGTGGCGTGAAAAACTCATTTTTGGCTACACCGCACAACTCGCGCTGGAATTCTCTACGTACATGCCATCCTTAAGTTGAAAGCGTCGTTACTTATGCAAAGCAACAACTTCCTTCTCTGGAGGGCTTTCTAACACTCGCAAACTGGGAAACAAGAAATGGTTTTCTTCCACGTATTGAGCCCCGAACAGTCCCTTCTCTGCCCAAAAATAACGGTCTGTAGTATGTTCATTCCGTTTAACCAGTAGCAGGGCAGGTGGCAAAATCCCTTCTGCATGAATGAAATTGCGAGCAGCTGTCACAGGTTTTTCTTCGCCACTTTCGATGCTATATTGAGGCACATGCTCGAGGATTCGGCGTCCTTCTTGGCGACGACGACTTTTGCGCTTCCGTCTCCTTGCCAACCTCTTTTCCTCCTCTTTTTATGGTAAAAATTGTATTTACGGTTACAAAAACCGTCGCTAGTATATCGATTTAAGTAGAAAAAATCAACTTATGTTAAGTTCTTGATACAAATGGCTCATTGTTCTAAATCTGGGTTGAGTTAAAATGCAGGTGTAAAGCTTTGATGAGGCAGTAATTTCATAACTATTTTTAATAGTAGTAAAAACTAGCTGTTGTTGATATAGGTAAAAGTTACTGTTGTGTAACCAATTTTTATTAGAAAGCAAAGAGAAAGCAGATTTTTTGTCATAGAGTAGTTTGTTAGAGCCTAAGTAGGTGTAAGGTAGCCTGAAGCAAGCTGCCAAGGAAGCAGTAGGCTGCGCCTTAGAATAATGTAGTCAGATAATAAATCTGCAGCCTCTTCAGTTTGATGCCATTCCATCATGGGACTTGTGGCAAAAAACCTCAACCACTCCCAATCTTTCATAAATCACCATTCTTCCTACCCTTGCTTCCACTGCAATCGATCTTGTCCCAGAATGTAGTTGACGTTAATGCCTGTCAGTTCAGAGTTTATTTCTTTATGTCGCTCCCAGGTAACCTTGCTAACCCAAGGACTGGGAGCGGCTTTGAGCATTGTGTATTTGACAGAAAGACTGGTCGAGGAAGGTACTGCCCAAGACAAGCTAATTCCGGTGGTAGCTTATCCAGAAACTGCAATCGTGTGGGAAGGGTCAGATGCATTGTCACTACTACCAGCAGAAATGGGCAATAATAGCGTTCCCCGACTGCTATCAGAACCAACGCCGGAAACAGCATCGGTGACGGTTCCGGTGTCTTTAGCAGAGTTTTTTACGGATGCTGCGAATGAGTATCAACCAGAAGAGTCAAATCGCTCCATAATGCCCAACCGGCAAATTGTTTTGCCCTTGATGCATGAGGAGGTATTGATCGGGCTGTTGGTAACAGGCAGGGAAGACAGAGCGTGGAATGAGCAGGAACGTAGTGAAATTGAACGGATTGCTCAAACGCTAACACTCGCTGGGCTATTGGATCGGCGTCGAGAGTGGTGCGAGCAACAGCTGATTCGACAACAGCGCTTGCAGGCAAAGCAGCGCGACCTGCTAGATAATTTATTGCACCAGTTTCGCAATCCCTTAACAGCCTTGCGGACATTCGGCAAACTGCTCCTGAAGCGGTTAATTCCAGGAGATGCTAACCGCACGGTTGCAGATAATATTGTGCGGGAGAGCGATCGCCTCCAAGAGTTACTGCAACAGTTCGATCAAGTCATAGACTTGACAGTAGACGATTTAGAGCCGAGAAAATCCCTGCCTCCAGCTTCGTTTATGGAAGTGACTGTTCAACCAGTAAATCCTCCACTGCCGTTATTGCCTAATGGTGAGGGGAGTGCAGAAGTATGTTCTGTGGCTGATGTCTTAAAACCGCTGTTGGCTTCAGCGGGGGCGATCGCCCAAGAGCGAAACTTGAACTTACAAGCAGATATTCCCTCTAATTTGCCGCCAGTAGGAGCGAATGCCAAGGAGTTACGAGAGGTGTTGAGCAATCTGATCGACAACGCTTTAAAGTACACTCCAGCAGGAGGAGAAATTTACATTCAGGCTGGGCTAAAGCAAGGTCATTTTCAGGGTATTGCTATCAGTGACACCGGACTGGGAATTCCACCTGAAGATTTAGAGCATATCTTCGAGCGACATTACCGGGGTGTACAAGCAGATTCAGAGATTCCGGGAACAGGGTTGGGATTAGCGATCGCCAAAGACTTAGTAGAGCAAATGCAGGGCGAAGTTCAAGTTTTCAGCCCTGCACAAAGAAACACTAGCGCAGTTGCTGGTGGACCAGGATCTACATTTATTGTCTGGTTACCAGTTTTTGAGCAGGAGGAGTAGGGGGAGCAGGGGAAGCAGGGGAGGCAGGGGAGGCAG
This window of the Chroococcidiopsis sp. CCMEE 29 genome carries:
- the lepB gene encoding signal peptidase I — its product is MQSFRLTKPEKAWVEGLKTIGFTLSLIFGVRIAAAQCYLIPSSSMEPTLEINDRLIVDKVRYHLINPRRGDIVVFTPPEAVVKKENSQAPYIKRVIGLPGEKVEVKYGQVYINNLPLPENYIAEKPKYTWGPEIVPLNSYLLLGDNRNHSYDGHYWGFLSRDRMIGRAVIRFWPLTQISGFPQAQK
- the aat gene encoding leucyl/phenylalanyl-tRNA--protein transferase, with product MEFDIPTIVQGYAQGYFLMADEEGERLSWYYSRERTLVPLDERFRYPKSLRRVLNSERFTVAVNRDFKAVVAGCADRETTWISPELREVYWQLYQSGWAYSFETWQGEQLAGGVLGIVIGGAFIGESMFYRIPDGSKVALVKLVERLRSRSFVFFDAQMMNPHLERFGAYRINEKQYQSLLYKALQRRCPLE
- the rpsN gene encoding 30S ribosomal protein S14, producing MAKKSMIEREKKRKKIVVKYAEKRQALIEQFENAASQTEKLEIHRQIQQLPRNSSRTRVNNRCWVTGRPRGVYRDFGLSRNVMREWAHEGLLPGVVKSSW
- the nth gene encoding endonuclease III, whose protein sequence is MGAKVVPVSITRKWSAKQQRALEILVRLKRLYPEAPCTLNYETPVQLLVATMLSAQCTDERVNQVTPALFSRFPDAEALANADLAELENLIRPTGFYRNKAKNIQASCEILVAKFSGKVPKRMEQLLQLPGVARKTANVVLAHAYGINVGVTVDTHVKRLSYRLGLTDYIDPIRVERDLMRLLPSEEWENWSIRLIYHGRAICKARNPACQACVLADLCPSANLDSTQSAELSASLVPPQMNDLPASVATSAETLVPVPNSIR
- the rseP gene encoding RIP metalloprotease RseP; amino-acid sequence: MSVLAAIAVLALLIVVHELGHFIAARSQGIHVNRFSLGFGPVLWKYQGPETEYAIRAFPLGGFVGFPDDDPDSNIPPSDPNLLRNRPVLDRAIVISAGVIANLIFAYFLLVTQVGTVGVQQFNPQPGVLVPQVVTEQTSAALKAGIKSGDIILAVDGKELGASQEALPYLRQVIQDRPNQPLPLTIQRDNETVSLKVTPEVGTDGKGRIGVVLAPNGNVVRRRADNIVEAFRTGAIEFQRIVILTGQGFVQLLRNFGQTASQVAGPVKIVEIGASIAQSDASALFQFAALISINLAIINILPLPALDGGQLAFLLIEGVRGKPLPTHIQDGVMQTGLMLLLGLGIFLIVRDTANLAWVQRLFQ
- the serS gene encoding serine--tRNA ligase, translated to MLDIKQIRENPQAVQERLNRRGEYDIQPIWQLDQQQRELEGGRSQLQARSNEIGKLVGQRIKTGANPQAPEIQQLREEGNAIKTRLAELEPQEKELKAKLEALLLALPNLPSDSTPIGKSEEENVEVRRWGDEYKPQSSKILPHWEIGEKLGILNFERSVKVAQSRFVTLLGVGAALERALIQFMLDQQIAAGYVEVIPPILINTQSLTASGQLPKFAEESFKCAADDLWLSPTAEVPITNLYRDEILAAEELPIYHCAYTPCFRREAGSYGRDTRGLIRLHQFNKVELFKFVRPDTSEQEHQTLVQNAAAILQALQLPYRIVELCTGDLGFAAAKTYDLEVWLPSSDKYREISSCSNCVDFQARRGSIRFKEAGKKGTQYVHTLNGSGLAVGRTMAAILENYQQPDGTVRVPEALQPYLKREVLTDGAS
- a CDS encoding DUF3611 family protein; the encoded protein is MVDKSDRKSPPAALQEIALAFRRIGWISLWTQVVLGAISAVILLFAGFSRDVAVETPRTGTGVGIFFALAGVIGLLVSIYWAFRYTRIAKQLQSANPVNRPRKADTVQLLRLGIIVNLIGMLLTIVGAEAIAGTLLAKTLTLPQATGAVLQIDPSRLIRSLDMLVVQANTNTIAAHFGGLVASLWLLNRVSRQ
- a CDS encoding PadR family transcriptional regulator → MKLEDIYQFFQNPPPTYLSQELAVCYVLSVLLRGESYGTELIQRLENEYPLYRLSDTVLYSAIKFLEDEKAIIGYWKKVEGRGRPRRMYQLSPEWQAQAENLARLWQEYTNRIILSNE
- a CDS encoding cofactor assembly of complex C subunit B yields the protein MNFAIFSSTLLLTLLLSVGLFFFIRASTKDRTQEIKLVSEQGEDSLMEQVQGYLQQRSYRVAKVDAEPNQVIFEGFVRPSVFLAIFLTFLASVGILCLALVWSLLFPSLGNVLFWLVLLSPAAGVFYWKKAARSEQVSLKVEQTKEKPQMQSSITVTAHRDELIELQRSLQLKASE
- a CDS encoding DUF3155 domain-containing protein encodes the protein MARRRKRKSRRRQEGRRILEHVPQYSIESGEEKPVTAARNFIHAEGILPPALLLVKRNEHTTDRYFWAEKGLFGAQYVEENHFLFPSLRVLESPPEKEVVALHK
- a CDS encoding HAMP domain-containing sensor histidine kinase, giving the protein MPVSSEFISLCRSQVTLLTQGLGAALSIVYLTERLVEEGTAQDKLIPVVAYPETAIVWEGSDALSLLPAEMGNNSVPRLLSEPTPETASVTVPVSLAEFFTDAANEYQPEESNRSIMPNRQIVLPLMHEEVLIGLLVTGREDRAWNEQERSEIERIAQTLTLAGLLDRRREWCEQQLIRQQRLQAKQRDLLDNLLHQFRNPLTALRTFGKLLLKRLIPGDANRTVADNIVRESDRLQELLQQFDQVIDLTVDDLEPRKSLPPASFMEVTVQPVNPPLPLLPNGEGSAEVCSVADVLKPLLASAGAIAQERNLNLQADIPSNLPPVGANAKELREVLSNLIDNALKYTPAGGEIYIQAGLKQGHFQGIAISDTGLGIPPEDLEHIFERHYRGVQADSEIPGTGLGLAIAKDLVEQMQGEVQVFSPAQRNTSAVAGGPGSTFIVWLPVFEQEE